TTACCTGGTGCTTTGCCAGTACTTTGGCTGCTTCTATAGTCCAGGCGGTGGCAAAGTGGTAGGTGGTACCAGATAACGACAATTCCCGAGAAAGTGTCGACCACAGTGCCTTATGCCCCCCGTAATAATGCGTAAGGTTATCTAGCCGTATAGCCAAACCACAATGTTCATCAAGCGCGATATCAGAAGCAAAAGGGTAAAGCCGGTGGGCAAGCTGCGACAGCATAACTCGCTCGTTCTCAGCATCAAAAGGCAGTATATGAATGTGGGGGCATAGGGCTGCGGCTTGTGCAAGCCCATGGTTTACTTCAATGCCCATATTATGCGCAGTCTTATTAACCTGCGTAATACGGTTTGATTTACTGCAATATACCGCAACAGGGTTATCGTTCTCGTTAGGCAGTGTGCCTTTTGCAGGCGTCGCATGGGGCTTTTCGCCATGACCAATAGTCTGCAAGTACGCATCTAACGTCAGTTGATAGCAATGAATATACATCCACAGCATAATTAGCTTACCGAGTGGAGTGCTTGGCCTGTCAGTTTGTTATGTTCCATGGCCCATTTAATAGCGTGATTATCCGGTGTCCAGCGATGATCAATGGCAATACTGTTAACTGGCCAACCATGACGCTGTTTGCGAACATCCACAGACAGTTGCTGTGCACGGTGGTGTAATGCGATATCCAGTGATATAGGGAGTGGCTGAGCGAGGACATTTTTATTTAATGCGGTGTACAGTAAACATAGGGCGTCATTGTGCGTAGCCGCTACTTGTAAACGCCTTGCGGCTTTAGCATCAACAGCATTACTCCACAGCACAACACAGTGACACGCGGTGCTTTTTAAACATTGCTCTGCTGCCCATAGGGAGTCTTGTTCGTTTTGTGTGTTAACTACCAACACCTGCTGAAGATCTAGCCCTAATTCTGCTAACCAAGGTGTTTGTAATACACCCGGTGGGTTAATAAATACCACCATTTTATGCGTACGCTGATGGCATAAAACCTGTTTAAATAATGTGAGCTCTCCTACACCAGTGCATGAGGCAATGCGTATAAGGCCTGTAGATGCAACACCACCATTGAGGGCTTTATCAAGACGAGCATACCCAAGCGAAAATTTAGTTTCGCCTTTATGTTGCTCTCGGGCCCGCCATATATGCGGATGCTTGTTAAGCTCTGATAAAGATTCTAGCATGGCACTCAAAATGAACTGTATTTATATACAGTATTATAGTGCAGCAAATACCCTTTTCAAGAAAAACTCGCAGTACCTGTCGTAGTGCTTTTCTAAGTTATTAAAAAGTATGGAAAACAGAAAAATTAAATGTAAGAGAGTTAAGTATTGTGAGTGCAGTATCGAGATTGAGCTATCGATGGATGCTGCCCGCAAAAATTGCAGACAGCATTTATAAAAACGCTGTAAAGGGGGCGATTACGCTTGTGGTGCGTCGCTTTTTTCTGACTTTGTTGTGCCAGAGATAGCAGAGGTGACGGCGTGACAAAAGGCGATAAAACCATCTGACGTATTCTTTGACCATGCCATACGTACATTGCTTGGCAGGCCCTTAACCACTTCTTTCACATCTTCAAGTGTCAATTCTTCGTAGCTTAATGCCTTGTTTAAAGACTCTTCAAACGACAGGCCCTTTTCACAGCAACCCATAACAATGTTAGAAAAGTTTCTCATGAGCATATGCAGTACATTGTACTGGTTTTGGTCGATAAGACGGCTCTTAAAAGCACTTTCAATACGCAGTACTAAGTTTTTTTCCAACAGATCATTAACCAGCACCAGGTTTCGATAAGCATAGTTAACTTTGTTGTTTGTCTGCTTATTAGAATGGCGCAATAGCGCGAGTTCTTTTTGTTGATTCTGCGCGCGAAGCACAAAGTAAATTAACAGCAGGATGAGTAATCCTATAACACTAAATGCAACGATCATGCTTAGTTAGCCTTTTGTTCTTCTATAAAGGTATTGATGTGCTGTTCTAAAATAAACAAAGGAACAGAACCATTTTCTAGCACTGCACGGTGAAACTTACGCACGTCGAAATTCTCACCAAGTGCCGTTTCTGCTTTCTTGCGAAGTGCTTTAATCTTAATTTCGCCAATCTTGTATGACAGCGCTTGTGCAGGCCATGAGATATAGCGGTCTATTTCCGTATTCACATTGTGCTCTGATAATGCCGTATTTTCCATCATGTAATCAACTGCTTGTTGACGTGTCCAGCCCATCGTATGCATACCTGTATCAACAACCAAACGGCATGCTCGCCACATTTCATAACTTAGGCGGCCGAAGTCATCATAAGGGTCTTCATAAATGCCGGCTTCAATACCCAAAAACTCAGAATACAGTCCCCAGCCTTCACCAAACGCCGAAATATACGTATTGCGGCGTACCATAGGTAAATCTTCAAGTTCTGCCGCCAGTGAAATTTGCAAATGGTGACCCGGCACGGCTTCGTGCAACGTGAGTGCAGGTAAAGCGTAAAGCGGGCGTTTATCAAGCGCGTACGTATTCACCCAATAATAACCTGGCTGATCATCGCGACTAGGGTGAATATAGCGCCCTGTGGTGTATTTAGGTGCAATACTATCTGGAACAGGTGCTACGCCGTATGGCGTTCTGGGTAAGTATTCAAAAAGAGAAGGAAGCTTGGCGTCCATCTTCTTAGCAATAAACGATGCTTCTTTTAATAATTCTTCTGCGCTGGTGGCGTAAAATTGAGGGTCTTCACGCAAAAACGCGATAAAGTCGTTAATGTCTCCCTCAAAAGCAAGTTCGTCCACAATTTGCTGCATCTCGTTGCGTATGCGTTTCACCTCAGCAAGACCTAAGTTGTGAATGTCCTGCGGCCTCATATCCGTCGTGGTGTAATGTTTGGCTCTATTAGCGTAATACGCGACACCGTCAGGCCAAGTATTGGCAGCAATGTCATCTCTTGCGTTAGGAATATAGTCCTCAACCATAAAGTCATAAAAGGCTTGGTAGGCGGGTAAAACACGTTCTTTAATGGCGCGTTGACCTTGATTAGTTAAGTTTGTTTTCTCTTCTTCTGAAAAGTACTCAGGGAAGCGTGTGAAAGGCGCGTAAAAACCACTGTCTTCTACCTTGTCCACTAAATAAGAAGAGATGGAATCCTCAAACCCAGCCAGTACCACTTTAGGTTGGGTGTACCCCTCTTTAAGTGCTTGCTTCATATAAGCCATTTGTTGCTCAAAATAGGGGAGAAGGGCGTTTAAGCGGCTAATATACGCATTGTAGTCTTCTACTCGTTTAAACGTAGATAGGTTAGGTAGCGATGCCATTGCACCATGAAAACCATATTCTGAATTGATGGGAACCAGATATGCACGGTAAGTATACTCATCTACATAGTTGGCAAGGCGATATTGCTGCATTAAAAGGGCAATATAGGCGTCTTTAGAAATGGTATCTTGGTTGTATTGCGCTAAAGACTTCTGAAACGCTTGCCACTGCTTATGCTGCGTAGCTAACGCGCTTGGCGAGATATCTGGCAGCAAATGTGCTTGTTCGCTATGACCCTGTCGCGACGCTAGTAAGGGAGAAACAGAAAGCTCGTATTGCCATATTTCATCTAATAGTTGGTACAAGCTTTCATCATTGTTAGGCTTAGCCGACAGATTGATACTGCTTACTAACAGTATTGCTGCTAACACATAGCGATACATAAGGGTCTCCGGTAACCTTTACCGGCTAGACCCGGCGGTTACTCTTTCGTTGGTGTATAAATTGGACTAGGGAATGAGGTTACTTTATCAGATTTATTTTCTAATTTAGTAATTTTGGCTGAACCTTTTTTCTTCACCGCGTCAATGCGAAGTACATTATGCATTGGCACATAGGTTTGGGTGACATCAGCAAACTCTGATTTCAAGCGCTCGTGGCTAGGATCTACCACAACACTAGTATGGGTATCCCAAACAAAATCACCAATTTCAATAAAACCAAACAGTGCCCCTTGAATAAGGGTTTTTACATACAATTCGTAGCGCTCGCCATTACTCACAAATTGAACGCGATATAGCGTGTCGTCTTTAGACATGTGCTGTTCTTAAATCCTAAAAAAAGTGCCGTACGTATAAAGCGTAATTTTACACTGGGGCAAAAATACGAGCAACGGTAGGAAATGCATGGTGAAGTTAAATGCAATACTCGCAGGCATAAAATAGCATTGCAGTCATGAACTGCGATACCATGTTGAGCAGTCCACTTACGTGAAATAATCACATAATTAATTGGTAAAACTAAAATGATAAAAAAACTCCTTATTGGTGGTGCAATGACGGCAATGACATTTGCCGCGACAGCGCACAACCATGAATCGACAGAAAGCGCCTTTAACCCTGATACGCAGCGCATCAAATCGCATTTGTTCTTCTTAGCAGATGATTTACTTGAAGGCCGTGATACAGGTTCACGCGGCCACGAAATTGCTGCGCTATACATTGCCACAGAGTTTGCAAAATATGGCCTAAAGCCTGCGGGCACTGACGGCTATATTCAAAATGTGTCATTCAGAAAGGCAAATCTTATTCAAGAGTCGCCGTCGTTTACGCTGACTCAAAATGGCGAAACCATTAGCTTTGACTACCCCAAGGAATATTTGGCTGGCCCAAGCCTGTTGAATACTGATGCACACGTTAACGGTGAGATGGTATTCGTTGGCTACGGTATCGTTGCTGATGAACTATCACATAACGACTACGAAGGCCTAGATGTAGAAGGTAAGATTGTGGTTGCGCTTGCAGGTAAACCAAGTGACTTCCCATCAGAGGAAGGCGCGCACTTTGCATCTGGCTACCAAAAGTCAAAATACGCAGTAGACAATGGTGCTATCGGCATGATCACTATTACTACGCCTAAGAACGAAAAAGTACGTCCATACCAGAGTCGACTGAACTACATTCATACGCCGCGCATGGCATGGCTAGACAAAGACGGTAATCCAGCTAATAGTTTTGCGCAGCTAAAAGGCGGCGCTTACATGAGTGAAGGCGCAGCACGTAAGCTATTTAACGGTGCTGAGAAAAGCCTAGACGATGTATATGCATTGCTTGAAGCAGACAAAGTACCAACAGGCTTTGCACTTAAAGGTTCTGTAGATATCAGCAAAAAGAGCACTCACGACACGATCACCAGCCCTAACGTCGTAGGCATTTTAGAAGGTTCTGATCCAAAACTAAAAGAGGAATATGTTGTGTTCTCTGCGCACTCAGACCACATTGGTTTTGCGAAAACGGTGAAGAAAGACAACATTAATAACGGTGCTATGGATAATGCATCAGGCACGTCAGTTATGCTTGAAACAGCGCGCTTGTTCAGCGAAATGAAAGAAAAGCCAAAGCGCTCAATCTTGTTTGTGTCGGTAACTGGTGAAGAGAAAGGTCTACTAGGGGCCGATTATTTCGCCCGTAACCCTACGGTTCCTGTAACGTCAATGGTGGCTAACGTAAACTTGGATATGCCTATTTTGACTTACGAATTTGCTGATGTGATTGCTTTTGGTGCTAATCACAGCGACCTTCAAGCGTCAGTAGAAAAAGCCGCAGCAAATGCAGACATTGAGTTAAGTCCAGATCCATGGCCGGAACAAGCGTTGTTTACTCGTTCAGATCACTACGCGTTTGTTAAACAAGGTGTACCTGCGGTATTCATGGTACCGGGCCTTAAGTCAAAAGATCCTAACGTAGATGGCAGCAAAGTGTTTGGTCAGTTCTTGTCGACACATTACCACAAGCCTAGCGATGATATTCACCAGCCGTTTAACTGGAAAGCTGCAGAGACCTTTACCAAGGTAAATGCGCAAATTGGTTGGACATTGGCAAACCAAGAAGACAAGCCTCAGTGGAATGAAGGTGACTTCTTCGGAAATACATTCGGCAAGTAAAATGATGATGAGCTAGCAGCGCACTGCTAGCTCTATTTTTCGATTAAAGTTTTCGTTTTAACACAGTTGAACTTACGTTTGGCGTATAGTCGAAATACACCATATCGCAAGTCACACTTGGGTATTTTCCTTTCCAATCTGAACCGACAGAAATAGCATCAATGTTATACTCATCAACCACTTTCTGTTTGTTTTTGTCTATTTGCGGAATTACCTCATCCACAAATCGGTTTGACTCTAAAATAGAGATACGCTCTTCAAATGGAATAAGTGGGGGACGGCCTTTAGACTTTTCAATTAACTCGTCAGTAGAGACACCCACAATCAAGTAGTCACAAAGCGCTTTGGTTTTCTTAAGTATATTTAGGTGACCCTGATGGAAAATATCGAAGCAGCCTGACGTGTACATTCTTCGGTATTTCTTGCCAACTTCAATGGCATCATCGTTGATCAAGGCAAAGTCTGCTTTCAGCGTAGACCTTAATTCATTGATATAGACATCGTCTAACTCAAGTACATCACCTAAAACAGGTGGCTTTGGCCAGTGCTTGTCTTCGAACTGCTTCTCGCAGAAGCTGACGGGATGCTCATATCGAGGAATAACATGGAAATGAACGATGGGATCGACCATCATCAACATTAAATAATTTATTTTGCTGAAGTTGAAACGCTTTTTAAGTACCCTTTCAATATCAGCAACAACTTGCTTTTGTTCTTTCGCTGCTTCGTCAGAAATATCTGAGTATTGAAAGACATCTTCTTTGCAAACAAGTACCAAAGACCCCAGCGTTACTTGACCTGGTCTTAATAGCACGTGCCAATAGTCATAGGTTTTAATAAGGCTCTCGGGATATCCGAATTTTGATAGGGTGGCGTTTAGCATAGCTCTCGTTGCGTTAATGGACAGGTGACATAGTGTAATACAAACCATGTGCTGCGCACAGTCACACACGTTTTTTGGTACTACTTAATAGAAATGATAGAAAAAGAATTTTATGAAAATAGCGTTTGATACCGTCAATGTTTATTACTTGCCCCAATTTCTTCCTATTTGTGATGAACTAGCCAAGCGGGGCCACCAAATTAAACTGGTGTGTTATAGCAACAAAAATGATGCGCAAAAATTTGAACAGGTATTGTCTGCGCTTGCCTATGAATATTGCTGGGTTGATGATGAAAAAGCGGCAAAAGAGTTATACTTAAAAGACGCCCCAGACTGGATATTCTTTGGTAATTCTTTCTCGTACTTAGATGAAATTCACAACGTTAGTAAAACGGCGCAACTTGGCCACGGCGTTGGGCCTAAACCTAGCTACTACCACAAGTCGTGTACGCCTATGACAGTGAGGTTTATTGAAGGAAAAGAGCGCCTTGTTAAAATTAAAGAACTGTACCCAAATGATACATTTGTGCAGGTTGGCTTTTCTAAGTTAGACCCACTTTTTAATCAGACTGAACCAGGGTTAGATTACAACAAGCTTGGACTCGACAAAGACAAACCAACGCTGTTATTTGCGCCTACGTTCAATCCGAGTTCACTAGAGCGTTTTCCCGATAATTGGCCTAGTCAGTTTAACGAGTTCAACATACTCATTAAACCGCACACATTCACTTATACCCGTGAAGCTTACAAAAATCAGCGCAAAAAACTGAAAAAGTGGTCGCAGTTTAGCAATACCTATGTGGCAACTGAATTAGACATTTCATTGCTACCTTTTATGAAGGAAGCGGACATTCTCATCAGCGAAGCATCAAGCACGCTATTTGAATTTGTAGCACTTGCTAAGCCTGTAATCGTATGTAATTTCTTTAAACTGAAATGGTCATACCGAGGTATTTTTAAATACCGCTTTGAGAAACGCTTTGGCAAGGACAACGTGATTTACCAAAATATTGGTATGCATATTAACGACTTTTCGGAACTAAAAGAGGCCGTGACAAAACAAATGCGCGATAAGTCACTGTTTGAAAAAGAGCGTAAGGAATATACCGAAAATCACGTAGGTCCAACGGATGGGCAAAGTTCGGTGCGTATAGTGGACTATTTAGAGCAACACTGAAGCTTAAGATGATGCTGCCAAAAGCATAATGAGCTACCATTAAAGCACCGCCTGTAGCGGGCTTTAATGGCTATGCTAATGTGTTAAATAAACATTTGTTTAAATGTATTCCACTGCTCGTTGAATTGTTCAGTGGGTTTGCGAGTAAAGCCACTGCGAATAAACGCATTAATGCGTCCATCTGTGTAGCTAATAAGCATATTGGCTATAATCGCTTCGTCGGCAGATAATGTCTTACCTTCGCGAAGTTTTCGTTCACGCAATACTTGTTTTAACTGAGTCTCAAGTCGCTCAAAAAGCTTAGCAATACGCGCACGTAACCGCTCTTGCTCGCCCATTAATGCATCACCGTTCAAAATACGTGTAATACCAGGGTTCTTTTCAGCAAAACCTAAAATAAGATGCAAAATAAGCTGACAGCGTGTTAGTGAATCTTTTTCTTCGTTTACAATTTTATTGATTCGCGTAAACAACGTATCTTCAATAAACTCAATAAGGCCTTCAAACATTCTCGCCTTACTAGGGAAGTGACGGTATAGTGCGGCCTCTGAAACCCCAACTTTTTCCGCTAGTTTTGCAGTAGTTATTCGTTGACCTGGGCTGGTTTCTAACATTCCAGCAAGTGCTTGCAGAATTTGCGCTCTGCGATTTGTTTTTTTGACAGCAGGCATGACGACTGTATTTCCTCCGCAACCGCACGTAATACGCACGGGCTCCATGTTAAGTTGGCTTATGCCAATTTGTTGTATTTATTATTGTTATTATCGACACTTAGAAAGTATCTGTTAGTTTTTCTGAACGGCCGAATATTGTTGTGCAATTAGCGATAATAACTGCATAGCCAAGTTGTCCTTGCTGGTGGCGGGTAGCTTTTTGTCACCCTCAGGCCAAATAACATGTAATGCGTTTTTATCGCTATTAAACCCTAAACCTTCTGCTGTTATATCATTGGCCGCAATCATGTTAAGTTGCTTTTTAACAAGCTTAGCACGCGCATAGGTTTCCACATCTTGGCTTTCAGCGGCAAAGCCAACACAAAATGGTCTATCTTTTCGCTCAGAAACTGTAGCTAGAATATCAGGGTTTTTAACAAAAGTAAGTGTTAACTCATCACCTGTTTTCTTAATTTTGTTATCTGCTACATTTGCTGCCCTGTAATCCGCTACTGCGGCAGTGCTAATAAATATATCAGTTGTCGGTACAAGTGACAGACAAGCATCTAACATCTCTTGTGCACTTGTAACATCCACACGTTCACACCCATTTGGTGTCGGCAGGGACACTGGCCCCGCGACTAAAGTAACGTTTGCACCTGCTTGTGCAGCAGCCTGTGCAATAGCAAATCCCATTTTTCCAGAACTGTGGTTAGAAATGTAGCGAACGGGGTCAAGCGGTTCACGTGTAGGGCCTGCGGTGATAGTGATACGTTTATCGCTAAGTGTGTCGAGCAAAACAGTGAGTTCGTTTGCCACTTGAAAAGCCTGCGCGATTTCATTGGCAATATCAATAGGCTCAACCATTCTACCCGCACCTATATCACCACATGCCTGTTCACCGCTGGCAGGACCAATAAAATAGGTATCCCGACTTGCTAGTAAACTCAAATTTGACTGCGTTGCGGGTGCTTTCCACATTTGTTGGTTCATAGCTGGCGCAATGAAAACGCGGGCAGTCGTTGCAAGATACAGTGTGGTCAGTAAATCATCAGCCATACCATGAGCCAGTTTGGCTAACGTATTCGCAGTGGCAGGTGCAATAACCAATATATCGGCCCATTTTGCCAATTCTATATGGCCCATCGCTGCTTCCGCTGCAGGGTCTAACAAATGTTGATGAACAGGGTTGCCCGAAACAGCCTGTAGTGACAACGGACTGACAAACTCTGCAGCTGAGTCGGTTAATACAACGCGTACATTAGCGCCAAGCGCTGTTAATTTTCTCACAAGATCAGGTGCCTTATAGGCAGCAATACCGCCTGTAACACCAAGTAGGATATTTTTATTGGCAATTGACATAGTAAATGAACATTTCACAAGTTAGCTTTAGCCTACCATGCTCGACAAAAATCGGATAGCTGAACCAAAGCTGCAAAGACGATTTTGTGGCGAAACCCGTCTTTAATACAGTCGTTACAGCGACGTATTTCTTTTATAACACTCATCACGATAAATACTGTGGTATTACACATAATGTCAATAAAGGTATGGCCCAAAAGTGAGCGGCCCAGAGAAAAGCTACTTGAACAAGGCGTACACAGCCTAAGCGATGCTGAGCTTATCGCTGTACTTTTAGGGAAAGGAATAAAAGGTAAATCAGCGTTGGTAGTTGCACATGACTTGTTGCACAAATTCAAGGATCTGCGCGGTGTGGTTACCGCGTCACTCACTCAGTTTTCAGATATAGCAGGATTAGGGCCATGCAAATATGCGCAGTTTCAAGCGGGATTTGAGCTTTTTAGAAGAAACCTGGAAATTCAATTAAAACGGCAGGATGTCTTTAATAACGTGGATGACACAAAGCGTTATTTACAAGCAAAATTAAGAGATTGTGAACAAGAGAAGTTCGCTTTATTGATGTTAGACAGTCAGCATCAACTTATCGCATTTCGCACTATGTTTAATGGCACGATCAATAGTGCTGCGGTTTATCCCAGAGAATTGATCAAACAAGTGATGATCGACAATGCAGCCGCTGTGATCCTAGTGCACAATCACCCCTCAGGCATTGCAGAACCTAGCCATGCAGATATTCGGTTGACAGGTGAGATCAAAGACGCGATGAAAGC
The DNA window shown above is from Alteromonas sp. KC3 and carries:
- the imuA gene encoding translesion DNA synthesis-associated protein ImuA — encoded protein: MLESLSELNKHPHIWRAREQHKGETKFSLGYARLDKALNGGVASTGLIRIASCTGVGELTLFKQVLCHQRTHKMVVFINPPGVLQTPWLAELGLDLQQVLVVNTQNEQDSLWAAEQCLKSTACHCVVLWSNAVDAKAARRLQVAATHNDALCLLYTALNKNVLAQPLPISLDIALHHRAQQLSVDVRKQRHGWPVNSIAIDHRWTPDNHAIKWAMEHNKLTGQALHSVS
- a CDS encoding DUF885 domain-containing protein, whose amino-acid sequence is MYRYVLAAILLVSSINLSAKPNNDESLYQLLDEIWQYELSVSPLLASRQGHSEQAHLLPDISPSALATQHKQWQAFQKSLAQYNQDTISKDAYIALLMQQYRLANYVDEYTYRAYLVPINSEYGFHGAMASLPNLSTFKRVEDYNAYISRLNALLPYFEQQMAYMKQALKEGYTQPKVVLAGFEDSISSYLVDKVEDSGFYAPFTRFPEYFSEEEKTNLTNQGQRAIKERVLPAYQAFYDFMVEDYIPNARDDIAANTWPDGVAYYANRAKHYTTTDMRPQDIHNLGLAEVKRIRNEMQQIVDELAFEGDINDFIAFLREDPQFYATSAEELLKEASFIAKKMDAKLPSLFEYLPRTPYGVAPVPDSIAPKYTTGRYIHPSRDDQPGYYWVNTYALDKRPLYALPALTLHEAVPGHHLQISLAAELEDLPMVRRNTYISAFGEGWGLYSEFLGIEAGIYEDPYDDFGRLSYEMWRACRLVVDTGMHTMGWTRQQAVDYMMENTALSEHNVNTEIDRYISWPAQALSYKIGEIKIKALRKKAETALGENFDVRKFHRAVLENGSVPLFILEQHINTFIEEQKAN
- a CDS encoding DUF1820 family protein, whose product is MSKDDTLYRVQFVSNGERYELYVKTLIQGALFGFIEIGDFVWDTHTSVVVDPSHERLKSEFADVTQTYVPMHNVLRIDAVKKKGSAKITKLENKSDKVTSFPSPIYTPTKE
- a CDS encoding M28 family metallopeptidase yields the protein MIKKLLIGGAMTAMTFAATAHNHESTESAFNPDTQRIKSHLFFLADDLLEGRDTGSRGHEIAALYIATEFAKYGLKPAGTDGYIQNVSFRKANLIQESPSFTLTQNGETISFDYPKEYLAGPSLLNTDAHVNGEMVFVGYGIVADELSHNDYEGLDVEGKIVVALAGKPSDFPSEEGAHFASGYQKSKYAVDNGAIGMITITTPKNEKVRPYQSRLNYIHTPRMAWLDKDGNPANSFAQLKGGAYMSEGAARKLFNGAEKSLDDVYALLEADKVPTGFALKGSVDISKKSTHDTITSPNVVGILEGSDPKLKEEYVVFSAHSDHIGFAKTVKKDNINNGAMDNASGTSVMLETARLFSEMKEKPKRSILFVSVTGEEKGLLGADYFARNPTVPVTSMVANVNLDMPILTYEFADVIAFGANHSDLQASVEKAAANADIELSPDPWPEQALFTRSDHYAFVKQGVPAVFMVPGLKSKDPNVDGSKVFGQFLSTHYHKPSDDIHQPFNWKAAETFTKVNAQIGWTLANQEDKPQWNEGDFFGNTFGK
- a CDS encoding adenylyltransferase/cytidyltransferase family protein: MLNATLSKFGYPESLIKTYDYWHVLLRPGQVTLGSLVLVCKEDVFQYSDISDEAAKEQKQVVADIERVLKKRFNFSKINYLMLMMVDPIVHFHVIPRYEHPVSFCEKQFEDKHWPKPPVLGDVLELDDVYINELRSTLKADFALINDDAIEVGKKYRRMYTSGCFDIFHQGHLNILKKTKALCDYLIVGVSTDELIEKSKGRPPLIPFEERISILESNRFVDEVIPQIDKNKQKVVDEYNIDAISVGSDWKGKYPSVTCDMVYFDYTPNVSSTVLKRKL
- a CDS encoding CDP-glycerol glycerophosphotransferase family protein; protein product: MKIAFDTVNVYYLPQFLPICDELAKRGHQIKLVCYSNKNDAQKFEQVLSALAYEYCWVDDEKAAKELYLKDAPDWIFFGNSFSYLDEIHNVSKTAQLGHGVGPKPSYYHKSCTPMTVRFIEGKERLVKIKELYPNDTFVQVGFSKLDPLFNQTEPGLDYNKLGLDKDKPTLLFAPTFNPSSLERFPDNWPSQFNEFNILIKPHTFTYTREAYKNQRKKLKKWSQFSNTYVATELDISLLPFMKEADILISEASSTLFEFVALAKPVIVCNFFKLKWSYRGIFKYRFEKRFGKDNVIYQNIGMHINDFSELKEAVTKQMRDKSLFEKERKEYTENHVGPTDGQSSVRIVDYLEQH
- the slmA gene encoding nucleoid occlusion factor SlmA; this encodes MPAVKKTNRRAQILQALAGMLETSPGQRITTAKLAEKVGVSEAALYRHFPSKARMFEGLIEFIEDTLFTRINKIVNEEKDSLTRCQLILHLILGFAEKNPGITRILNGDALMGEQERLRARIAKLFERLETQLKQVLRERKLREGKTLSADEAIIANMLISYTDGRINAFIRSGFTRKPTEQFNEQWNTFKQMFI
- the coaBC gene encoding bifunctional phosphopantothenoylcysteine decarboxylase/phosphopantothenate--cysteine ligase CoaBC, translated to MSIANKNILLGVTGGIAAYKAPDLVRKLTALGANVRVVLTDSAAEFVSPLSLQAVSGNPVHQHLLDPAAEAAMGHIELAKWADILVIAPATANTLAKLAHGMADDLLTTLYLATTARVFIAPAMNQQMWKAPATQSNLSLLASRDTYFIGPASGEQACGDIGAGRMVEPIDIANEIAQAFQVANELTVLLDTLSDKRITITAGPTREPLDPVRYISNHSSGKMGFAIAQAAAQAGANVTLVAGPVSLPTPNGCERVDVTSAQEMLDACLSLVPTTDIFISTAAVADYRAANVADNKIKKTGDELTLTFVKNPDILATVSERKDRPFCVGFAAESQDVETYARAKLVKKQLNMIAANDITAEGLGFNSDKNALHVIWPEGDKKLPATSKDNLAMQLLSLIAQQYSAVQKN
- the radC gene encoding RadC family protein, which produces MSIKVWPKSERPREKLLEQGVHSLSDAELIAVLLGKGIKGKSALVVAHDLLHKFKDLRGVVTASLTQFSDIAGLGPCKYAQFQAGFELFRRNLEIQLKRQDVFNNVDDTKRYLQAKLRDCEQEKFALLMLDSQHQLIAFRTMFNGTINSAAVYPRELIKQVMIDNAAAVILVHNHPSGIAEPSHADIRLTGEIKDAMKAIDVPVLDHFVVGDKETVSFAQRGLLR